In the Phaseolus vulgaris cultivar G19833 chromosome 7, P. vulgaris v2.0, whole genome shotgun sequence genome, one interval contains:
- the LOC137829976 gene encoding rho-N domain-containing protein 1, chloroplastic produces the protein MSQTLHPLLAKNLGCGMTEGKCLPCSGVSGRTAAVYSYSSLGHHIIHSHVKVRGLKCGFRGASVLCEAKRNPDFSRQNKHGHSRGRNRTNDGRESFESFDDDMFSLKNGPPLSLSTSGKFHSTSAPGPREKEIVELFRKVQARLRERAASKEEKKVEASRVQTKDNSTVDSLLKLLKKHSVEQVKRSSGGARGNDLSSDQLQDSNQYDGGRNTKFSDFDSIPKDEPQEGQVSSSVTRPRSSFQRRSPVPRVKYQPVPINEDDMNVLPVGSEDGENSHDQIDLKHDDEPEPDSELDIDSKDELFFPNIGIAALSEDDDFEQTNNDESVEEQPAVQHEDLSALKLSELRVVAKSRGLKGFSKMKKSDLLELLTES, from the exons ATGTCGCAAACGCTGCATCCCCTCCTCGCCAAAAACCTTG GTTGTGGAATGACAGAAGGAAAGTGCCTCCCATGTTCAGGTGTTTCTGGACGAACTGCTGCTGTATATTCTTACTCTTCTCTAGGTCATCATATAATTCATTCCCATGTCAAAGTTAGAGGGCTAAAGTGTGGCTTTCGAGGTGCTTCTGTTCTATGTGAAGCAAAGAGAAACCCAGATTTCTCAAGGCAAAACAAGCACGGGCACTCCAGAGGCAGGAACAGGACCAATGATGGGAGAGAGAGCTTTGAGAGCTTTGATGATGATATGTTTTCTTTGAAAAATGGACCACCTTTGTCTCTTTCAACCTCAGGAAAATTCCATTCCACTTCAGCCCCTGGTCCTAGAGAGAAGGAGATTGTTGAGCTATTCAGGAAGGTCCAGGCTCGCCTGCGTGAGAGGGCTGCatccaaagaagaaaagaaagttgaAGCCTCTCGAGTGCAGACTAAAGATAACAGCACTGTAGATTCCCTCCTCAAACTGCTGAAGAAACACTCTGTTGAGCAGGTGAAGAGAAGTAGCGGAGGGGCCAGAGGGAATGATCTTAGTTCAGATCAGTTGCAAGATAGTAACCAATACGATGGAGGACGAAACACCAAATTTTCTGATTTTGACAGTATTCCCAAGGATGAGCCACAAGAGGGCCAGGTCTCCTCCTCAGTGACTAGGCCTCGGTCAAGTTTCCAGAGAAGGTCTCCCGTTCCTCGTGTAAAATACCAGCCCGTCCCTATCAATGAGGATGATATGAATGTCTTGCCAGTAGGCAGTGAGGATGGAGAGAACAGTCATGATCAGATAGATTTGAAGCATGATGACGAACCAGAGCCTGACTCTGAGTTAGATATTGATTCAAAGGATGAGCTGTTCTTCCCAAACATTGGGATAGCTGCATTGTCTGAGGATGATGATTTTGAGCAAACCAATAATGATGAGAGTGTGGAGGAGCAGCCAGCTGTTCAACACGAAGATTTGAGTGCACTAAAGTTGTCTGAATTGAGGGTGGTTGCAAAGTCTCGAGGCCTGAAAGGGTTCTCAAAAATGAAGAAGAGTGACCTCTTGGAGTTGCTAACTGAGAGCTAA
- the LOC137829977 gene encoding mitochondrial ATP-independent inner membrane protease subunit 2-like isoform X1, which produces MVSISTWFRYIAHKVDYSVSLGWKNYKGGQVTDREARDIIWKNFFQGRMTYLHWNKGEEMAPTIDGKAVTLVRNLPTADPTRVFVGDVVLLKDPEKPDNYLVRRLTAIEGYEMVSTDENDESFTLEKDQCWVEAENEKLKAKQEANDSRTFGPVQMTDIVGRVIYCLRSAVDHGRVQNSYFGMRKDTPVLEVELDVDEMAKSHKA; this is translated from the exons ATGGTTTCGATATCGACATGGTTTCGCTATATTGCCCACAAAGTCGATTATTCCGTCTCTCTCGGCTGGAAG AACTATAAAGGAGGTCAAGTTACAGACAGAGAGGCAAGGGATATTATTTGGAAAAACTTCTTTCAAGGAAGGATGACGTACTTGCACTGGAATAAAGGAGAGGAGATGGCCCCTACTATTGATGGAAAAGCAGTAACTCTTGTTCGGAACTTGCCAACTGCAGACCCAAC GCGTGTCTTTGTAGGAGATGTTGTGCTTTTGAAGGATCCTGAGAAGCCAGATAATTACCTAGTCAGAAGATTAACTGCGATTGAAGGTTATGAAATGGTTTCTACTGATGAAAATGATGAATCATTTACTCTTGAGAAGGACCAATGCTGGGTAGAGgctgaaaatgaaaaattgaaaGCGAAG CAGGAAGCGAATGATAGTCGGACATTTGGTCCAGTTCAGATGACAGACATTGTAGGCAGAGTCATATATTGCCTGCGAAGCGCTGTAGACCATGGCCGTGTACAAAACAG TTATTTTGGCATGCGAAAGGATACACCAGTGTTGGAAGTTGAACTTGATGTTGATGAGATGGCAAAGAGTCACAAAGCCTGA
- the LOC137829977 gene encoding mitochondrial ATP-independent inner membrane protease subunit 2-like isoform X2: protein MVSISTWFRYIAHKVDYSVSLGWKNYKGGQVTDREARDIIWKNFFQGRMTYLHWNKGEEMAPTIDGKAVTLVRNLPTADPTRVFVGDVVLLKDPEKPDNYLVRRLTAIEGYEMVSTDENDESFTLEKDQCWVEAENEKLKAKEANDSRTFGPVQMTDIVGRVIYCLRSAVDHGRVQNSYFGMRKDTPVLEVELDVDEMAKSHKA from the exons ATGGTTTCGATATCGACATGGTTTCGCTATATTGCCCACAAAGTCGATTATTCCGTCTCTCTCGGCTGGAAG AACTATAAAGGAGGTCAAGTTACAGACAGAGAGGCAAGGGATATTATTTGGAAAAACTTCTTTCAAGGAAGGATGACGTACTTGCACTGGAATAAAGGAGAGGAGATGGCCCCTACTATTGATGGAAAAGCAGTAACTCTTGTTCGGAACTTGCCAACTGCAGACCCAAC GCGTGTCTTTGTAGGAGATGTTGTGCTTTTGAAGGATCCTGAGAAGCCAGATAATTACCTAGTCAGAAGATTAACTGCGATTGAAGGTTATGAAATGGTTTCTACTGATGAAAATGATGAATCATTTACTCTTGAGAAGGACCAATGCTGGGTAGAGgctgaaaatgaaaaattgaaaGCGAAG GAAGCGAATGATAGTCGGACATTTGGTCCAGTTCAGATGACAGACATTGTAGGCAGAGTCATATATTGCCTGCGAAGCGCTGTAGACCATGGCCGTGTACAAAACAG TTATTTTGGCATGCGAAAGGATACACCAGTGTTGGAAGTTGAACTTGATGTTGATGAGATGGCAAAGAGTCACAAAGCCTGA